Proteins from a single region of Candidatus Zixiibacteriota bacterium:
- a CDS encoding 3-hydroxyacyl-CoA dehydrogenase NAD-binding domain-containing protein, with amino-acid sequence MPGSRIMIIGAGAMGQGLSEAVAAAGHDVTLVDRTTKLVEKGMRGIEEAMDREIGRWGLTQADKKAIISRIHPTADLSQAEDAEIVLEAIPEDLEMKRGLFGKLDRICPDDTLLITNTGTLSISEIAQATERPNKIIGMHFLNPVTRIPLVEIVKGLRTDEITFQKAVEFAQMLDKKWITVNEYPGYVTTRIIVPLLNEAMHVLMEGVASADDIDEAMKLGFGFNVGPLALADQMGLDVVMSWMVNLLKELSEHRYNPCPILRKLVRAGHLGVKTGKGFFEYDKDGNRIYAPSVSLTGGGTR; translated from the coding sequence ATGCCAGGATCGAGAATAATGATAATCGGCGCGGGCGCCATGGGACAGGGCTTGAGCGAGGCGGTCGCCGCCGCCGGCCACGACGTCACCCTGGTGGACCGCACCACCAAGCTTGTCGAAAAAGGGATGCGCGGTATTGAGGAAGCCATGGACCGCGAAATCGGTCGCTGGGGCTTGACCCAGGCCGATAAAAAGGCGATCATATCCCGAATCCACCCGACCGCCGATCTCTCCCAGGCCGAGGACGCTGAAATCGTGCTCGAAGCTATTCCCGAAGACCTCGAGATGAAACGGGGCCTGTTCGGCAAGCTCGATCGGATTTGCCCCGACGACACTCTTCTCATAACCAACACCGGAACCCTCTCGATTTCCGAGATTGCCCAGGCCACCGAACGGCCCAACAAGATCATCGGTATGCACTTCCTCAATCCGGTTACCCGCATTCCGTTGGTAGAAATTGTCAAAGGGTTGCGGACCGACGAGATCACGTTCCAAAAAGCGGTCGAATTCGCCCAGATGCTTGACAAGAAGTGGATCACGGTCAACGAGTACCCTGGCTACGTGACCACGCGAATCATCGTGCCGCTGCTGAACGAAGCGATGCACGTGCTCATGGAGGGAGTAGCCTCCGCTGACGATATCGACGAGGCCATGAAGCTCGGATTCGGGTTCAATGTCGGTCCGCTGGCGCTGGCCGATCAGATGGGCCTGGATGTGGTCATGTCCTGGATGGTGAACCTGCTTAAGGAGCTTTCGGAGCACCGCTACAACCCCTGCCCGATCCTACGCAAACTGGTCCGGGCCGGACACCTCGGCGTGAAGACCGGCAAGGGGTTCTTCGAGTATGACAAGGACGGCAACCGGATTTATGCGCCGTCGGTATCGCTCACAGGTGGAGGCACGCGATGA